CTTGTCGCAGACAATCTGTGCGATGGACTCGGCGCCTGCCTCGGCCATTGCCCGCAGGATGCCATTCATATCGAAGTCCGTGAAGCTGATGAATTTGATGAATCCGCAGTAGAGAAAAAAACGGCAAACCCCGACAACAGGAAAACTCCTCAAGCTCATGGAAACGGCCATGGCGGTTGCCCTTCTGCGAGGCTTATGTCATTTGACAAGCCACAGACACCCCCTGTCTTAAGCCCTGAAACGCAGACTTCTGCTCTGGGTAATTGGCCGGTACAACTCAAGTTGATACCCGTGACTGCACCCTTTTTGAAAGAAGCCGATCTGTTACTGGCAGCGGATTGCGCCCCCTTTGCCTATGCCGACTTCCACCGGGAACTGTTGGCCGACAAGGTTTTGCTCATCGGCTGCCCCAAATTGGATGATGCCACGGAGTACCAGCAAAAGCTTGCCGCCATCCTGACAGAAAACAATATCCGGTCCATTACCGTTGCCTACATGGAAGTGCCCTGCTGTTCAGGTCTTGTGAGTCTGGCTCAACAAGCTTTGAACGATAGCGGATCGGATCTCGACCTGCAAAAGGTTTGTATCGGTATCCGGGGAGAACGTCGCTGAACCCAACTTGGTTGCTTTAGAGAATCCAGGCAGGTCCTTAGTAAAAGGGCCTGCCTGGGGTCACCATTGTTTATTCCTGCATCAAAATCGCCGTTTATTCCTCCTGTTGTTTTGGCCTGAAGGCAGTCCGTCCGGATCTTTCAATAACAGATAAACATTTAATAACACAAGAAGTTCTAGCACATAACCTTTCATCAAATAAGCACCTTTCAGATTCGGCAGGCCCCCTCATTGACTCCGACAGCATTGGTGGTATGAGTAAAAGTAAAGGCACTCAAAAGTCCCGATAAAACCAAACCTGTCGCAAGACAGGGACGGAAAGCAACGGATCTTCGAACCAGAAGATGGCCGAGCTGCCGAAGGATAATTCATTTCGGTATGCTCGGTCTTTTTGTTTGCTTTATAAAACCAGGTCATTTGTGGATGTGGGATTTCTCCCCTCAATGAGTCTGAGACAAGGATAATAGGGTAGAAATTGTGTTTAAGGCGTCATGAAGAATGCGGGGGTATCCAAATTTTAAGAAGGGAGGATAAACCTTGAAAATTATAAGGGATAGCTATTATGGATCAGCAATCTATCTTCTCTTTAAATGGGCGGCTGTAAAAAATGCTGAAAACTTTGACAGACGACATATTGAAGCACTTCAAACGGCGCGCCTGAAACGATTGTTAAAACATACTTTAACCCATTCAAATTTTTACAAAGATTTTTATAAATCCCATGGAATAACATTGGACCATATTGCGACTGTAAATCTTTCGGATTTACCCATCATGACGAAAAAAATCATGATGGATAATTTTGACAGTGTGGTGTGCGATTCCCGTTTAAAAAGAAAAGAACTCGAAAAATTTGTCGCAAACCCGATAAATCACGGCAAAAAATTTCAAGGACGATTCCAGGTGGTTCACTCTTCGGGGTCCAGTGGAACGCTGGGAATATTTATATACGGTCCAAAAGACTGGACCACCCTGAAAGCATTAACCCTTTCGAGAGCCACTAAGACAAAGATCAATCCGCTGCGAAAACAGAAACTTGCGTTTATTGGCGTGGTGGATGGTCATTATGCCGGAATCAGCCTGGCCCAGGCGGCGCCGCCATTCCTTTTTGATTTATTACCGCTTGATATTAACTCGCCACTGGAGAAGGCACTGGCCAGATTGAATGCATTTCAGCCGGATTTCCTTGGTGGATATGCCTCCGGGGTAGGCCTTTTGGCACAGGCCCAAACAGAAGGCAAACTTGACATCCACCCGAAAGGAATTATGTGTTCTGCCGACCCACTCACTCCACGGATAAGTAAAGCTATAAAGCAAGCCTTTGGCATTGACCCCGTCAACCTGTATGCAGCCTCCGAATCGATCGGGATCGCGGCACAGTGCAGCGCCCAACATAATATGCATGTCTTCGATGATTGGCATTGCATCGAGGTTTTGGATAACAATCTCAATCCCACCAAAAACGGAGAATTCGGCAATCTTGTACTGACCAATCTCTACAACTACACGCAACCACTTATACGCTATCAGATGAACGACGAACTCGCCCTCGACGAAAGACCCTGCGGCTGCAAATGGCCGTTTCCGACCATTAAAGAAATCGCTGGCAGAGAAGAAGATTTTCTTTGGTTTCAAAGAGCTGATGACAATCTGGATTTTATCCATCCCGTAGTTTTCGTCGAATTCATGGTGCCGGGACTTGTCGGCATGCAGGTCGTCCAGACAGACCGAAACAGACTGCTGATTAAAGCAATCATAAGCGGTGACGAAAAAGATACGATCACTCTTATCCGAAATAGAATGGACGCTATTTTGCGAAGGAAGCAATTGGATAACATGGTTGTTTTTGACGTCGAATTGGTGAGTGAGATTGGCAATGATCCCAAAACCGGTAAATATAAACTTATTATCCCGCTCAAGGATAAGTCCGCCGACAGCATGGATGGATTGGGTTGAAATAAGAAGCGCCGACGGGATTCAGGCAAAATCGACAGCTGCTTTTATCAGAAAAACCTCGTTGTCATATGCCCATTTCCTGAACAACGGAATAAAGAAGCGACACTCCCGCAGGAATTAAAGCATCCGGAAAGACATAATCCTCGCTGTGCAAAGTAGCGCATGTCTCGCCGCTGCCCAACCCCACCATTGCCGCGCGGCCATATGCCGCATAATGCGCAAAGTCCTCAGACCATCGAAAAGGAGCCTTCGGCTCGAATACGGACAAACGGGCCCGACCCGCTGCCCTGCGCACCAGTACGCAGGCTTCCTTGTCATTGGATACCACAGGGAACACGTCCTGCCAGTTCCAGCTGACCTGTAAACCGTGTTGCTCCGCAATCATCCGAACCAGGTCGACCGCATCATGAGTCCATCGCGTCATGGCTTCGTTGGTATCGGTTCTTAACGTGGCCCAGACCTCGGCCCGGTCGGGAATGGAGCCGAAATGCTTTTCGCCGAGTCTGGCACCGATAATGGTCGCCATACGCATGCCTGATGCGGACGGATCCGGGCTATCGAGATTTTCCAGCTCCTGGATAAGCCGCGACACGGCCATGGCAGCGCTGACCCCCAACTCAGGATAACTTGCATGACCCGGCTGGCCTGTAAAAACGACTTCCAGTCCACGTGAAGCACAGCACATGCTACCCGCACGCACCACAACCTGCCCCAACGGCCATCCCGGAAGATTATGCAGCCCCAAAATAAACTCGGGTCGCAATGCGATAAACCGCTCATCTTTACAGACTGTCAGAGCACCCATGCCGTTCTCTTCGGCAGCCTGAAAAAGCAGAACGATCCGTCCACACATTGGAGCTTTTCTTTGCAACGCCAGGGCAAGACCGGCCAGAATAGCCATATGCCCGTCATGGCCGCAGCGATGAGCGGCGCGGACCTTTTCATCCGATCCCAAAGCCAAAGGTACGGCGTCGAGTTCACAACGCACCAGAAGCGTCGGCCCTATGCTCGTGCCCTCATAAAGCATGGCCATACTGCCTCCGGCATATTCCTGGCAGACCCATTGCGGAGCATGGCTCTTGAAGAACCGCTTCAACAGCTCCCGGGTTTGCACCTCCCTTCCCGGCGGTTCGGCACAGCTATGCAATTGCCTTCTAAGATCGATCAGCAGATTCAGTGTTTGCGGTGGAAGGTCATTAAGTCCGGACATCATGTGTGCATGATCCTTAAATGAAAAAAGTCCTGACCGCTGTATGGGCCAGGACTTGAAACAAGGCTAGTTTTCATCCGGAAACGGTCCTTTTCCCCAATCTCTGCGTCAATCTTCCCACTTGCTTGTGACTTGGGCCATCCCTGGCCCTCGCCCTACGGGCAGCCGGAGGCTGTCCATTGCGCATCCTGCTCCATGATGCGGCGTAAAAACTACGCCTCCGCGCAAATGCTCGATTTTCTTGACCTTGGGAAAAATTACTCATTTCCCTTATGAAAACTACGCAGTGTGCAGCCTGAGTTTCCGGCTGCACACAAGGCTAAAAAACCGATCAGCCTTCAGCGGTAACCGGTCCGATGACGGTTTTGATTTCGGAGATACTGTTGGCTGGGAAACCCCCTTTTTGGGCATGTTCGAGGATTTCTTTTTCGCTGGGTGAAATATATACGCAATAAATCTTATCGGCCGTCACAAAACTCTCGACCCACTGAATTTCAGGCCCCATGTCTTTAAGAATCGCAAGCGAACTCTGAGATATATTCTGCAGATCCTCAGGGGTAAGGTTACCTGCTCCGGGGATTTCCCGCTCGATGATGTACTTCGGCATGACCTGTTCCTTTCCTTGGCAGCAAGAGATACATGACACAACGATAGACACTACTTATCAAACGCTGTTACATAATGCCGATATTCAAAAAGTCTTGCAACGCAAAAATAGATCAGGCGTTTTCCCGGCCTGCCGATATAAGCATCTGTCGGCGCAACCATGTACCGTTAACGCTGACGATGTACTCGACTTCCTGTTCCGTCAACTCTCTGCCGCACGCAATGGCATGCCACTTTTCCAGACAGCCGCGACAACAGGTGGCCGTAGCATGCTGGGCCACAAAAAAGGGATGATTGCGCATGGGCGTCTGCCGGCCATCATTGTCCGGTCTGGCGGGAGCCAACCTGGCGTGGACAAAATCGCGACCGTGGGACAGTATCGTCTCCAGGCCTTTTTTCTGCAGATAATTCATCTCCTGTTCACGCAGGAAAAAACGGCTGCGGAAACGTGAGCGCTTCAGCCGCCGGAAAAGCTCTTCGGAGGACAACATCAGTGGGTACTCTGGAAAAAATGAAGAGTGAGCAGCGCCCGGGAAACGCTGCTCACGGAGTTAACGCAAAAACGGCAGGATCATTCCTTAATCCGCGAGATCTGGATATCGGTGCCACTTTGCTGCGCATTTTCGGATAATACGACAGTCTTGACCGTATGGCCGGATTCTATCGTTATGGTGACCATTTTCCCTGTAGGCATAGCCATTTCAAAGATGCGGGGCTGTTCGTTTTTAAACTCATCCTTATAATACTGGGCCACCTTCTCGATGGGATCGGCACTGTGCACCGATACCGACAGCACGGAATCGGCGCCATCCGTGCCCTCGCCCTCAACCTGCAACGTCCCCCCCTGCCCGGCGCTGGCCCCTGGGTAAAGGGATACACCGAGATCGTCAGGCAAGGCCGTTGTGCCGTATGTCATGGTTGCGGTACCGTTTTCACTGTTTACGGTTACTTTGGTTCCATCATCCGTGACCACGGTTTGCTCTTCCTTTTTGCCGCACCCGAACATCATGACTGCCATACCGACAACCGCCAACGTTACTTTAAAGTTCATTTCCTCTTCTCCTTTTCATCTGCAATCGATGTCACGGACCAACCGTCGCATCCGGTCTAAAAGGCTAAAAACATCCCTGCAACAAAGCATACCCCACTCACAGAGTAAACCAACCGTCCAGAATGGGAAAATACAAGGCCGTGCGAACATGGCATCCTGGCTCCAAGGCCTGAAACAGGCGGGCATAAAGTTCCAACTGGCCTTTATAAATATGAGCTTGCTGTTCAAAAAACACGTCATCCGCCATGCCCTTGCTGTCGCCGGTTTTATAGTCGACAACCCAGCGCACCCCCTCTTTATCAACAAACGTGCGATCGATTTCGGCATGGATAATACGGCCGTCCAGCACCCCGGACAGAGAAAGCTCGCAGGCGGATTTTTCATGTTTTCCGAGAATCCACCGCCCTCGATCACTGTTCAAGGTATTGGACACCGCCTCAACGATGCGATCCGCCGCCTGCATACAGCGATCAACCGCCACTCCCATACGGCCAAGACGATGACACAGCGTCGGCCGTTCCTTTTCAACACGACCAATCGACCAATGCTCAAGGCCTTCATTGGCGATACGCTCCAGACAGGCATGCACCAGAGTGCCGATATGGCGACCATCTTCCGTTTCCGGCATGAGCGTCGTCCCCTGAGAGTGATGGGCTGTCGAAGAAGGGCTCAGCACCTCCATGGAACTTTGTGCGGATGTCGAAGGCAGTGCGGGTAAAACCCAGTCGGAACCGAGCAGCCGCATCTGCCTGACGGTTTTCGGGGCATCGGACGAATCCGTGAGCTCAGGATTCAAACCATCGAAACGGTCGCCTACGGCCGGCCAGAGTTTTTCCAGAAAAGAACCGCCAGACGGACGAAACTCCCCGTCCCTGGAGGGCCTGGCATAGCCCAGCAAATGCAACCGCTTTTTGGCGCGGGTTGCCGCCACATAGAGGACCCGGGCGATTTCCAGGTCGCATTTCTGTTTTTCAACACGCCCGATCGCATCGTAAATAGGATCGCGGCTCTGGCCATCCAATGGAGCCAGGGGCGCCAACAACAACCCCGTCTCCGGCAGTTCGAGCCAGCGCATCAGAGGGGCGTCTTCGGTGCGAGGTCGGCGGCCCAGACCCGGCAGGATAACGGTGTCGAACTCAAGGCCTTTGGCCTTATGGATAGTCATGACCTGGAGAGTATCGTCAGCAGCGGGATCGGGAGCGGCAAACAGCTTGGATAGCTTATCGGCCAGACCCTCCATAGGCAGCATATCCCCGCCGTAATCAAGCTGATCCAGCAGACCGAACAACGCTTCGGCATCGACCAGACCGGCATCATCCAGACACCCAGGCCCGCCAAGAGCCAGCCAGGCCCCTTCAACCAGCATCCGCAAGGATACCCTGCCGCGCTGGGACAGAGACTGATTCAGTACCCCCAGGCAGCGTTCAACCCGCATGCGGCCATCGGCCGACATCCGCATAAGCCGCTGCGGCTGACGCAGCAATTCGGGCAAGGTGGCATCCGGAGTTTCGC
This DNA window, taken from Syntrophotalea carbinolica DSM 2380, encodes the following:
- a CDS encoding 4Fe-4S binding protein gives rise to the protein MKRNIIHIDEEKCNGCGHCVPACAEGAIQIIDGKARLVADNLCDGLGACLGHCPQDAIHIEVREADEFDESAVEKKTANPDNRKTPQAHGNGHGGCPSARLMSFDKPQTPPVLSPETQTSALGNWPVQLKLIPVTAPFLKEADLLLAADCAPFAYADFHRELLADKVLLIGCPKLDDATEYQQKLAAILTENNIRSITVAYMEVPCCSGLVSLAQQALNDSGSDLDLQKVCIGIRGERR
- a CDS encoding phenylacetate--CoA ligase family protein; its protein translation is MKIIRDSYYGSAIYLLFKWAAVKNAENFDRRHIEALQTARLKRLLKHTLTHSNFYKDFYKSHGITLDHIATVNLSDLPIMTKKIMMDNFDSVVCDSRLKRKELEKFVANPINHGKKFQGRFQVVHSSGSSGTLGIFIYGPKDWTTLKALTLSRATKTKINPLRKQKLAFIGVVDGHYAGISLAQAAPPFLFDLLPLDINSPLEKALARLNAFQPDFLGGYASGVGLLAQAQTEGKLDIHPKGIMCSADPLTPRISKAIKQAFGIDPVNLYAASESIGIAAQCSAQHNMHVFDDWHCIEVLDNNLNPTKNGEFGNLVLTNLYNYTQPLIRYQMNDELALDERPCGCKWPFPTIKEIAGREEDFLWFQRADDNLDFIHPVVFVEFMVPGLVGMQVVQTDRNRLLIKAIISGDEKDTITLIRNRMDAILRRKQLDNMVVFDVELVSEIGNDPKTGKYKLIIPLKDKSADSMDGLG
- a CDS encoding amidohydrolase, encoding MMSGLNDLPPQTLNLLIDLRRQLHSCAEPPGREVQTRELLKRFFKSHAPQWVCQEYAGGSMAMLYEGTSIGPTLLVRCELDAVPLALGSDEKVRAAHRCGHDGHMAILAGLALALQRKAPMCGRIVLLFQAAEENGMGALTVCKDERFIALRPEFILGLHNLPGWPLGQVVVRAGSMCCASRGLEVVFTGQPGHASYPELGVSAAMAVSRLIQELENLDSPDPSASGMRMATIIGARLGEKHFGSIPDRAEVWATLRTDTNEAMTRWTHDAVDLVRMIAEQHGLQVSWNWQDVFPVVSNDKEACVLVRRAAGRARLSVFEPKAPFRWSEDFAHYAAYGRAAMVGLGSGETCATLHSEDYVFPDALIPAGVSLLYSVVQEMGI
- a CDS encoding DUF4242 domain-containing protein, translated to MPKYIIEREIPGAGNLTPEDLQNISQSSLAILKDMGPEIQWVESFVTADKIYCVYISPSEKEILEHAQKGGFPANSISEIKTVIGPVTAEG
- a CDS encoding DUF4186 domain-containing protein, which translates into the protein MLSSEELFRRLKRSRFRSRFFLREQEMNYLQKKGLETILSHGRDFVHARLAPARPDNDGRQTPMRNHPFFVAQHATATCCRGCLEKWHAIACGRELTEQEVEYIVSVNGTWLRRQMLISAGRENA